The region AATAATCCCAAGTTTTTTACTCCTGGTTTCAAAACTATTTGTGGCAGATTTTTCCCATTTCCCTTCGTGCATTAATCGCATTTTATCGGGTAGGTTACGCATCAATAAAATTATCTCACCAATAGCCAGTTCAACCACAGATCTCGTGTTACTATAAGGAGCATTAAAAACTGCAACTCCTTTCTTTAAACAAGCCTGCAGGTCTATTTGGTTGGTTCCTATACAAAAAGCACCCACAGCAATTAAGCGGTTGGCATTTTCCAGTACTTTTTCGGTTAAATGCGTTTTAGACCGAATTCCAATTACCGATACATCTTTAATTTTTTCGCAAAGTTCATCTTCATCCATTGCGCCGGGATGTACAGTTACATTATACCCTTCTTTTTTCATAATGTCTACCGCGTCCTGGTGTACATTTTCAAGAAGAAGTACGTTAATTCTATTTTTTGGGTAAGAGATTGCTTTGTTCATATTGTGTACAAATAAAAATTCGTCTAAACTTGGTGTAATATGGTCTGCCTTTTCAAGAATATTTGCCCTTTCTACATTTTCGGTAAAGGCATAAAACTTATTAGCGAGTCCGGCGGCTTTTATTTCATAATCGGTATAACCATCGCCAATTACGTAAACATCGCCTTTTAATTTTAAGCTTTTTAGTTGTTCTACTTTTCCATTATTGGAAGAAAGCACGTTGTTTTTATCAAAACCAACAATACTACCATCTTCACCAAACTCAAAAGTATTGGCAAAAACATTTTCGGGTTTAACCCCGTAAGGTTCTACAATAGGAACTATAAATTCCTTAAAACCATTAGAAACAATATAGATATTTTCATGATAATCGTTAAAGAATTCCCGGTTTCTAACAAATGAGGAAGAGACCCGCTCACTTAAATTTTCTACCAATTTTGGCAAATCACTTTTATTAGCTTTTAAAAGTTTAATTCGTTCTACCAGGGAGTCTCTAAAAGAAATCTCTCCCTTCATTCCTTTATCGGTTAAAGCTTCTACCTCATCAAGGTTCTTTTGCTTATCGGGATCGTTGGCCAGGGAAATTTCTCCTAAAACATCCAGGGCTTCTACCTGGGTAAATGTGCTATCAAAATCAATTACAAAGTGCTTGTTCTCACTCATAGTTAAGGTACTCTAAAATGAAGCCTAAAACTACTATTTTTAGCAATCTTAGCGTACCAATTTCAGTAAAAATACGCGATCAAAATTTTGGTTATGGCAATATTTTCCACAATTCATAAAATGAGAGGCTATAAAATATGGAGCTCATAAAAACCCCCTGAAATTAGAAGTTAAAAATGAAATTTCTTCGGTTTTTCAAATAAAAAATCTTTCAGAAGAACTAAAAATAGCCTTCCCCATAGAAAAGGCTATCTAAAACAAAAATGCCTTTACGAAACGGAATTTTCCGTAGTAAAGGCATTTTCAACAAACTACCTCGAAGCAAGCTCACGAGGAATTGATAGTAAAAAATTATTTAAATTTCGAGGCAAGCCCCGGAGAATTTAAATCTCGATTATAGAGTAATATTATAAAAGTTCTATTATTCTACAATAAATTTACCTTTCATCACAGAATAGTGACCCGGGAAGCTACAAATGAAGTCATATTCACCAGCTTCAGGAGCTTCAAATTCTATGGTTACTTCTTCTCCGCCACC is a window of Salegentibacter salegens DNA encoding:
- the serA gene encoding phosphoglycerate dehydrogenase — its product is MSENKHFVIDFDSTFTQVEALDVLGEISLANDPDKQKNLDEVEALTDKGMKGEISFRDSLVERIKLLKANKSDLPKLVENLSERVSSSFVRNREFFNDYHENIYIVSNGFKEFIVPIVEPYGVKPENVFANTFEFGEDGSIVGFDKNNVLSSNNGKVEQLKSLKLKGDVYVIGDGYTDYEIKAAGLANKFYAFTENVERANILEKADHITPSLDEFLFVHNMNKAISYPKNRINVLLLENVHQDAVDIMKKEGYNVTVHPGAMDEDELCEKIKDVSVIGIRSKTHLTEKVLENANRLIAVGAFCIGTNQIDLQACLKKGVAVFNAPYSNTRSVVELAIGEIILLMRNLPDKMRLMHEGKWEKSATNSFETRSKKLGIIGYGNIGAQLSVVAESVGFDVYYYDVEEKLPMGNVTKCNSLKELLETVDIVTLHVDGRKENKNIIGEKEFGYMKDNMIFLNLSRGHVVDIKALKKNIESGKIMGAGIDVYPQEPKTNNEEFISELRNLPNVILTPHIGGSTLEAQENIGNFVPGKIIEYINTGSTTNSVNFPNLQLPVLQNAHRLIHIHENRPGILAEINRILAAHDINIEGQYLKTNETIGYVITDIDKKYDKKVIKDLKGLKGTIRFRVLY